DNA from Drosophila suzukii chromosome 2R, CBGP_Dsuzu_IsoJpt1.0, whole genome shotgun sequence:
ttgtttttttatttgatcCCTTACAAAAAAGatgttaaaaattaaactttcGCTACTGTGTCATATTAGTCTTTTAAGCTAGCAGCGTCTACTTTGACAATTGATTTCAGCTCAATTCGATATTTAAGTTTATCATCTTAGGCCTTGGATTTTACTCTATATTCGGTCAGCTCAATTTCCTTTCCCTTGATCTCTAATTcaaacttaaatattttttctgaaAGCGTAGCATTTTCAATTGATATTCCTCAAATCTGGAAGTCTTCAATTTCTATCAAGTTGGACCTCATTACAACCTGGTTTtcgtttacatttttgttaacTTTCTTGCCCTCGGCATCATTTTCAAGGGCAAGGTTTTTCTCCATCAACAACTTTATTAAATCGTTCTTGTCCTTTAATGAATCATCATAGTGCTTAATCTTTTTTCTCCAGGGTAAAAACTTGTTCTTCTAGATTTTGGATTAATCGCGTATCCGTGGATTCATTTATGATTTCGACATACCATTCGCTGCTAAGCTGAAATATGATTTTtattgttaaaaaattaaCGTTTAAAGGCGCAAACTTTGATTCTTTACATACCGACGATATATCCATGGTTGAGGATCCAATCAGTTCCTTGATTAAGTAATCTTTTTTCATGTTTACAAGTAATTGCAAGTAAAACAAGTAATTTCAAACAAACTGGACTGGGGAGTATTTTCCAGCTTGAATACATCCcacaataatttaaataaaaacacaatttTTTGATTCAAGGAAGAATATTTATTCCACGCTCTGTGCAATAcacttatataaatacatatatattgaATACAAAATATCTCTGCTCCTCTCTCTGAGTGCGTGTGTAAAACATGTTGCAAAATTTGTAGGGTTAGCACAAAGAttcaataatatattaattatgcTGTTAAATACATAAACAAAGTTTAAATGCGTTCGATTTCAGTTTTTGAAGTATTCGATCGTTCAAGATTgcataatttctttttttttttgaagagTACATAATtgtgtgtgttttgatttGGTTTTCATTTGGATACTTGTTTAGCCAGCATGCACAGACTGAAATGAAGAGAAAGGAAACGTAAAGTAAATCGAAATCAGGGAATCAATATCGCAAAACAAGGCTCAAATCAAACAACGGAAGCAAACTGAATCGGCGTCCTCTTTTGTCTACCAAGTCTTTTGATTGCCATTTGTTTTGTTTCGTTTGGGTCGTCCATCTTCAACTCGACGAGCTCGAGACTCGAAGTTAGATAAATTCAGAATTGGAACGTACCCGAGCAATGTCCACGCCGGTTATGTTCTTAACCAGTTCTGGCACTTTGTTGACGATGGCCAGCACCTCGCCGGTCAGCTTGGCGGCACCGATATCGCCATTACCGCTGGACACCATCGTGATCTTCTTGGCCTGCGACAGTGGAGCAGCCACCTCGGCGGCCACCTGCAGAAAGATTAAgcaaattaatattttactGTGGTAATAGTAATCTTAAACTTAACAATAGAGACTAACAGTTCAAAAAGtattataaataagaatgtgTTTCAATGGAAAACTCAACCCACCTTCGGCAGTGTGTCCAGGAGCATTTCCACCATGGCAGCCTCGCGGTACTCGCGATAGGCCTCTGCTTTCATGGCCATCTGCTCAGCCTCCGCCTTGGCCTTGGCGGCAATGGCAAAGGCCTCGGCCTCTCCGCGGATCCTGATCTGTAACAGAAGAGGGAGTAGCTACAGTTAAGGCCAGGGTTTTTATCCTCACATGGGACATTCCATATCAACACAATCGATATGGAAAATTCCCATATTTAAGTGGTATCTAACCGATTCAGCCTCTGCCTCGGCTTCCATGACTACGCGCTGCTTGTTGGCCTCGGCCAGCTTCTCCATGCGGAACTTCTCCGCCTCAGCTGGACGGCGAATGGTGGCCTCAAGCTCCCGCTCACGACGCATGATCTCCTGCTCCTGCACGGCGATCTCTTGGGTGCGCTCGATCACCTTGACCTGCATCTGCTCCTCCTTGATGCGCTGCTTGGTCTTGGCCGCCTGCAGCTCGTAGGCCATCTCGGCCTCTGCCTTTTTGGTCTGTACTTCCACATCGTAGGCGGCTTTCTTCAACTCAAAGTCGCGCTGAGCCTTGGCAATGTCGGTGTCATTGAGGAACCTGGCAGCCATGCGCTGTTCCTCAGCAATGGCCTCCTTTATATGGGCCTCAGCCCGGGCCTCCGCTTCGCCGATCCGGGCATCTCGCTTCACCTCTGCCGTTCGAGCCATTCCCAATGACCTTAGATAGCCCTGAAAAAGGAAATTGAGAGCGAGAGTCAGTATCCCGTTTATCCCAAAAAGGAGCAGGAGAATGGGGCACGGATCCCACCGATTCCACACGCAGGCGGTTGAGCGGACATACGCACCTTTGAGTCTCCCTACATTGGATCCATGTGGACATgcaagaaatatatatatacatatatatacaagAGGTTAATAGGGAGCAAGGGACTCGAAGCCAGTACACAGTGATGGGAAATTTGATTTTAGAATACTAAAAAAAGCTTAGTATAGTTAAATACGGTAAGAGATGAAAGAATAAAAGGGAGAAATTATTAAAACTcgttaaaataaaaagtttcaGAAGTCAATTAGAATTAGTGAATTTACAAATATACTtcaaaatgcatttttaatataaataactcCTTTAGCTTTCTATGTCAGTTGAGtattaaacaaaaaacttattatattcaaaaactatcgtttaaaataaaagccaaGTCAAAAAAAAGTACAATGAAAATGAGTATACATATACTGGAATTTAAggaaattcaaaataattCCCATCACTGCTGATGATTGGGTTAGTTGTGCAGGGATTATGGCCATAATTAATCGGCTAAGAATAACCCACCTCCTCATCGCGCAAATCCTTGATGGTGTAGGAGACCACGGTTATACCCATGTTGGCCAGATCGCTGGAAGCCACCTCGAACACCTGCTTGCTGAACTTCTTGCGGTCCTTATAGATCTCCTCCACGGTCATCGAACCCATGATGGCCCGCTGATGTCCCTCCAGGGTGACCAATGCAATGTGGTTGATCTCCGACTCAGATTTGCCCAAGAACTGCTCACAGGCAGTGAGCAGCATGTCCTCGTTCTGACCCTGGACCTTCACCTGGGCGATTCCCGTCACGGAGATTGGAACTCCTTGGCTGGTGTACACGCAAGGACTCTCCACCTGGAGGGTCATCGTGTTCAATGAAATTCTGTGGGAAATAGGActatattaatatatacaaatttacaAAACACATAATCCCATTGTTTAGAGCTAacaaactatttaaaaaaaatccttATCAATAACGCCGGTTTAGTCTATAACATTGCCTTAGAATCTATAGAATCTATTgcttaaatataatatagaCGTTTTGCTAATAGTTCTTTGAATCCGAAAAATGTTGAATCACTTGAatctaataaaataaaacaaacccTGTTGATTCATGCACGTTTCTTGAAAATACACACTAGTTCAATATTATTTTGGTCAAAACTAAAGCTTaaatgttataaatatttaagttcGAAAAAGTTTTGGTAATTAAAGGCCTATTTCAAAATCTAACCGCAACCCTAGTCTAAAATAGAGTTCTCTATGGATCCCTGGTAAGAAGTGTCTTTAATACCCACCGTTGAACCTGCTGGATAGTGGGCCATACGAAGGCCCGACCTCCCGGCACCAAAAGCGGCTTCATGTAGCAACATCCTGCGGAGAAATCGAACAAAAAACACTTTGTTTACAAAACATTACAGAATTTTGGATTGCAGCATCGCAACGCCGTTTGAATGCGCGCGCACGGCTTCGGAATGCTTCTTCTTCGTATTATTGTTATCTTCTTCTTGTATGCGGTACACAAAAATCGATAGTGACGTCATTAGGGGTGGGGTGCGTGTGTGTGcccattttatttatattcgctgaattctttaattaatTCGCCAATTGGTCGCGTTATCGAGTATATAATGATTTTGTGTTTTACCAGAGACAACTAGCGCCTCGTTGGGGCCACAGGTGACGAATCCCCAGGTCATTTTAGAGCTCTTTTCGATATTTTCCTATACCGACGCCTGCTAAGAACAGTCCTGTGCGATTGTTTTATTTACGGGGTTCTGTTTTACTCGGTTTAGCCTTAATCGCTATATGGCTAGCGATCCACAGGTATTGTTTATCGGTCTAAATATATAGAAGTACGCCCGACTCAAAACGCGACCGGTTCGGTGAAGAATTCGTAGCACAATAAAACTAAAACATCTCTCTCAATCAAGTGACATTCTGATTCTCATTCTCAAATCGCATATGCGCAGGTCTACTTTAACCCCTATCGTGTAACGGTGGTCCGAACAGACctctcaaaaaaatattataatggTAAGTGTCAATTTAttgtacatttaaaattttattgcTACAAATTGGTTTTAAacttcaaaatt
Protein-coding regions in this window:
- the Flo1 gene encoding flotillin-1 isoform X2; this encodes MTWGFVTCGPNEALVVSGCCYMKPLLVPGGRAFVWPTIQQVQRISLNTMTLQVESPCVYTSQGVPISVTGIAQVKVQGQNEDMLLTACEQFLGKSESEINHIALVTLEGHQRAIMGSMTVEEIYKDRKKFSKQVFEVASSDLANMGITVVSYTIKDLRDEEGYLRSLGMARTAEVKRDARIGEAEARAEAHIKEAIAEEQRMAARFLNDTDIAKAQRDFELKKAAYDVEVQTKKAEAEMAYELQAAKTKQRIKEEQMQVKVIERTQEIAVQEQEIMRRERELEATIRRPAEAEKFRMEKLAEANKQRVVMEAEAEAESIRIRGEAEAFAIAAKAKAEAEQMAMKAEAYREYREAAMVEMLLDTLPKVAAEVAAPLSQAKKITMVSSGNGDIGAAKLTGEVLAIVNKVPELVKNITGVDIARSVHAG
- the Flo1 gene encoding flotillin-1 isoform X1 — its product is MTWGFVTCGPNEALVVSGCCYMKPLLVPGGRAFVWPTIQQVQRISLNTMTLQVESPCVYTSQGVPISVTGIAQVKVQGQNEDMLLTACEQFLGKSESEINHIALVTLEGHQRAIMGSMTVEEIYKDRKKFSKQVFEVASSDLANMGITVVSYTIKDLRDEEGDSKGYLRSLGMARTAEVKRDARIGEAEARAEAHIKEAIAEEQRMAARFLNDTDIAKAQRDFELKKAAYDVEVQTKKAEAEMAYELQAAKTKQRIKEEQMQVKVIERTQEIAVQEQEIMRRERELEATIRRPAEAEKFRMEKLAEANKQRVVMEAEAEAESIRIRGEAEAFAIAAKAKAEAEQMAMKAEAYREYREAAMVEMLLDTLPKVAAEVAAPLSQAKKITMVSSGNGDIGAAKLTGEVLAIVNKVPELVKNITGVDIARSVHAG